The DNA region AGCCGATTCTACTACACATCCTCTCTTTGTTGCCCGACGGAAAACAAGTTGTGCGAATGAGTGTATTATCTAAGCGCTGGAGGTTTCTTTGGATGTCCGTTCCCGTATCACTCCATTTCGACTTCAGTACcagtcacatcaatcatacccCTCTTCATTACTTAGCACTCCAACTTCATTATTGGAGCTCTTGTGAGAAAATACGCCAATTCAGTGTGTCCAGCTTTACCTGCCAGGAGCGTTATGCTAAACATGTTGATTTATGGCTACATTTTGCTACTACTAAAGTTGAAGAATTTACACTTGCACCTGCCGATATAGATGACCAGATTCTATATGACTTTCCTCAGTTTGCTTTTAAGAGTGCGTCGTTCAGGAAATTGGTTTTAAACAACCTCAAACTGAACCCTTCTGGTAGTGTTAATTGGACTAGTCTTACGTCTCTTTCAATTGCAAACATGGAATTGACAAATGGTGTCATGGAAAAGCTATTATCTGGTTGCCCTAACTTGGAATGCTTGAAACTAGAAGAGGTTTGGGGCATACAGCGTCTAGAAATCAACTCTCTGAAGCTGAGAAAATTGACCATACAAGAATACGAGTATAAGGACTTTTGGTTCGAAATCTTAGCCCCCTATGTCGAAAATTTGCAAGTTAATTGTTTTTGCGGTGAGATACGCATGCAACGGAGAAATGTGCATTCAC from Lycium ferocissimum isolate CSIRO_LF1 chromosome 2, AGI_CSIRO_Lferr_CH_V1, whole genome shotgun sequence includes:
- the LOC132047385 gene encoding F-box/LRR-repeat protein 25-like produces the protein MKNKRKIKLVERVDLQRNIKLVERLSNLPEPILLHILSLLPDGKQVVRMSVLSKRWRFLWMSVPVSLHFDFSTSHINHTPLHYLALQLHYWSSCEKIRQFSVSSFTCQERYAKHVDLWLHFATTKVEEFTLAPADIDDQILYDFPQFAFKSASFRKLVLNNLKLNPSGSVNWTSLTSLSIANMELTNGVMEKLLSGCPNLECLKLEEVWGIQRLEINSLKLRKLTIQEYEYKDFWFEILAPYVENLQVNCFCGEIRMQRRNVHSLVTAVLDISLHSGDECSYMKELLHSVAHVENLELSPSCIQVY